ATCAAGGTGATTAAGTTTTTAGCATTTATTTCTGttcaatatatatttgttttggTATTCAGAATGTTTTGCAATTATGCAGCTTCTCTTGCTGGGTTCTGTTAGCCATCACCGTATTATGTAACTCGAGTTCACTTAATTTTGAATCAGGGATTTATCTGCAGCTAGTATGATAGGAGCAAAAGGTTTAAATGGGAATTCATGGCCTGATTTGGACATGCTACCATTTGGATGGCTAACTGATCCAGGTAACAGTACTAGGCTGCTACTTTCTCTGTCCAGAATGAATATGATGACCCTCATACTGTGAATGAATTGCCAAGATATTTCTGTATTTAAGGCTTATGGgaatgtgaattaaaaatttacttCCCCCTCTATTTTCTTGTAGGTTCCAATCAAGGTCCACACAGGTTTAGTAAACTCAGTCTAGAAGAGAAGAGGACACAGGtttatttaaaactaaaatggaCAACTGAATTCCTTCATATAAATTCATAGACCTATTTAATGTGTATTCATAGATTATAATGAATGTATTCTTCTCTCACAGATGACATTGTGGTCCATGGCCAAGTCGCCCCTCATGTATGGTGGAGATCTGCGGAAAATTGATATTGTCACATATAGTCTTATCACGAATCCTATCCTGCTGGAAATTAATTCTTTCAGCTCAAGTAACAGGGAGGCATGTGAGCCATCTTAGTTCTATCTTGCATTAATAGGCATGTTTGGCATAATAAGAGCTTATAATGATTCATATCCCTTTTATTCCAATAACAGTTTCCTGATGTCACAAGTTCTGAGAACTTGAATCATAAAGACCATCATCTTagagtgaagaaaagaagatctAAGAGAGGAGGGAAGCCATCATATACACATGCATTACGTCTCACTGGCTGCAGTGAACCAAAGGCAATGGGTTGGTCTGTTGAAAGTCTCAACGAAGATCTTGAAAGAATCTGTTGGAAAAGAAGTTTAGAAAACCAGCTTCCTCCTTTCTGTGTACACAAGAGAGAATTTCAGTTCAAATTGTAATCATACTTTATCCTTCTCTGTTCCATATACTActtattctattatttgtttttcgTCATTGACAATATAGCTTGTTACATTACCGATACAGAGATGGCGAGAGTACGCATCAAGAGGACTATCGGGGTAAACATCATTTAGTTGCAACCAACGAAATGAAATTCTGCTTGGATGCTTCCCCAAGACAAAAGCTTACTTCTAAGGAGTTCAAGAGTGGTACATTTTCTCCTTGCAGATGGGATGCAAATCAGGTATGCTTCACTCCATATTTCACATACAAGATTTGCATGTGGCCCTTAATCTCTAGAAATAAGTATAGAAGCCTGCGTTGGCCCaatttgtattttgttgattgatataTGTATAGATTCTATTGAAAGCTGATCTATCCAGTGTTCCAACAGATGTGGAAGCTGAATCCAAATGGGACCATGGTAAACAGTTACTCCGGTCTGTGTGCAATAGCAGAATCTGCCAAAGGTAAAACTGTAAAATTATAAACATTTCTCAATTGGATACCACTTTCTAATTGGTCATTCATGCAGATGGTATTAGTCCTGGTGGGATTCGCTCTTGGATTGCAAAAGGAAGAAGAGGTGAATTGCCAACCAACACTTTAGATGAATGTCAATAATCAATATATCATTCAAGCATTTAATAGAGTCTTAATTCCTTACTTTATATACGTGTTTAGGTGAAGTGTATGTTGCTTTCTTCAATTTAAGTGAACAAAAGACAGTGATAAGTACAAAGACATCGTCTCTGGGTAATGCTTTTGCTGATAGAACAAGCATCACTTCCTGCCATGGCAAGGAAGTTTGGAGTGGAAAGCAAGTCATAACAACTCAGGGAACTTTATCAGCTGAAGTGGGACTTCACGGATGTGCCTTATTTGTTCTCAATTGCCACTAGTTTGGAAAAAGAGTCCTACCCTCCACCCCCTAGAATTTCAAAGAACCACGCAATGAGTTTAGATCTCAATTGTTTCATTtaccaataaaattatttaatcaatataaTATCATAAACTCAACACTTTTATACTTTTCAAATTAGtctttctataaaaaaatttatttttttaaataatatttaatattatattattatataaaatattagtaatgACTTAGATCgttatattttagtaattatattgTATatcttagattttttttaaatatatattatatctaaattatttttatgtaatgaaaattataataaaaaagaataattaaaaaattcatctAAATTTTGGTCtcatgttaaaatttttggatttgtcCTTTAAACCAACCTCCACCCCCCAATTATTGAGAAATATCTATGCTAagcattattttttgttctatttatATCATATGAATGATAATAATGCAGTGCAATGAGTTACTATATTGGATGGTATCTTGTAAGACAAAAATTGTAGGTAATATGTATGATAGTTGTATTATTCGGTGAAAAATGAGTtacttttttttcccctttctgCGAGACTTTATAATGTTAGATGCCTCTTATTTaaaataggtttaattactctgttggtctatataattttatgaaatttttaattaggtttttatatttctttttaattgggtctctatactaatttttttttaattaagtccctcttagtagtaattgacttaattttatagaaatccaactaaaaaaaataattagtataaggacctaaataaaaggaaaaaaagtgtagggacccaattaaaaaaaaattagtacaagaactcaattaaaaaaaaaagtatagagacctaattgaaaattttacaaaactataaggactaatagagtaattaaacctttaaaATACTGCCATAATAGGAACCAACAAAGTCATTTTTATACATGAGATGTTCCACTACAATTTTCTTTTGATACCCTAGTGGCCTAGTCTTCCCTTATTTTTAATCTTACATTGCATAAAGGGATCACAATAAAACGGATAGGGGTGGTTTTTTAAAAGGTTAACCAAGATTTTGATCCCTATGGTTTAACTAAAAGTTTTCTACGTTTGAATTAGTCCAGAAGattcaatttgatttgaaagttgtcctttttttaaatattgcgCAATATTACCCTCTCACAGAAACACgctttttttcattctttccaCAGATCTACTATTTTTGTACACACTATAAAAAAGAGATGAAGCAAAACACTCTCAGACAATCTTAGATTCAAACATCATCAACCAATAAAAAACACTCCTCCAACAGATCCAAACATTCTCACATCCAACTGAACGCCTCTCACAATGAAGTAAAACAAATGGAAAGACAGAAAATGATTATTGGATACAGAGTTAAGATGGAAACAGAATGGAAGATCGGACCAAAACAAGGATAAGCGCGGTGCTGCCGACGAGTTTGGAAGCTCCGAGGGGTTTTTCGGAAATCAGGGGCACAACAACCGCAGTAGCAGCAGCATGAGACAGGTTAGAACAGAGGGATGCAGGACCAAAACAGCGCACGACAGCGATAACAAGACGCCTCCGTCAATGGAATTCATGCTGCGGTGGCAATGGAGTCCCAGCACCCTTATCATTACCAGGAAGAGGCAGGGTGGTAGAAGAAGAGGGGCAGCTGCGGTAGCAAAGGAGAAGAGAAGCATGGAGGAATCAGTGGACAAGGCCACTCTTCAAAACATGATCAAGAATCGTGAGTATGCTACTAGATTCAAGGAAAACAAATAATACttacccctttttcaaaaatttttaaaatttttttatgttttatatatttttatttgatatttgtaAAATGGAAATTCTTATGTTAAATGAGGTTTAATATTTCCGAGAATCTCACTATTGGGGGTTTTAAAAgttgagttaaaaaaaatataaattaaatttaaattgagatttttcttctcttttattttatgtttagcCTTTGTCTTACTTATTGATTAAGTTGGATGACTGCAtgttgaaaagaaaaatctcaacttttattttattttattttttatcctgCAGTCAGCCAATTTAATACAGGCTAAGTATATATGTTTCTATTTCTTCCAACTTAACTATTAATGCCCTTCAATAGTGAGATTTTCAAGAAGAATGAACCTCACTTACTTcataagaatttttatttttcaaacatcaaataaaaatatataaaaaataaaactttattaaaaaaaattttgaaaaaagggaTAAGTACTTGTTTGTATTCCCTGAATCTAGCAGCAAGCTAGATTCACGATTCTTGATTATGCATCTCTGCTTCTGAAGAGTGGTCTTGTCCACTAGTTTCTCCATCACCCTTCTCTTCCTCTTTGCCACCGCAGCTGCCACTCCTCCTTCACCATCACCGCCTCCTCTCCCTGATGATGGCAAAGGTGCTGAAACTCCACTTGCCACTGCAACATGAATTCCATTGGCAAAAGGCTTAGCTGCGGAGGAGGATGAACATTCAACAGCGGACACTTGCAGGAACTAATGAGGAACAGGATGATGATTATAAAAAGGAGCAATAGCGGTGATGTCGTCATCAGTGACGACAACATTTTTGAGAGGAAAGCCTCAAAGATAGAGAAAGAAGCGGAGGGTCATCACGAAAAGAAACAGCAAGCAGTTAAAATGAGGGCTTAGTTCTCAAATTCTAcgagacaattttaaaatattaaaagatctGTATCTTTTACTGTAATTCTtaacaaattataaataaattaaatataaactaTTAGATCGTTTATCAATCTAATtcaatgttttaaattttatggtGCATCAGATAAGCTCGGAATGTTTGGGCTTATTTTAGACCGTTCCATTAAATTATGCCTTATGTATATAATAACTCTTTGATAAgtagtaaatttttaaatgtcTTATGATGAACTAATCATTGACTTATTAGGATTGAAAGATAatgtaagaaataaaaaaaaataaaaaatttcttataGTGTTTCttaaaatgaaaatactaaGCACCTTTAATTAGAATAGAAggcaaaaaaatgaaataaaataaaatcatgttATTTTGGTTGTGTATTCTAGCAAGGAGCTGAAATAGTGAAACTGAAATCTAAAgacattaattttgtttttgttcccCTTACAAACTCATCCCATTGTGTGCAATAAGCCCAAATATAAATGAAACGGAAACACTGTTTTATTTGTTACAGAAACCTGACGGATTTAGGTTTTAAATTTACGGATTTGTTGCTAAACTtgtaattttagtttttgactCGTGCCAAGCTCTTTTGTGTATGTGCAAAAATTTCTTGTGTGCTCTACACAACAAAGCACACTCGGCCaatcacccaaaaaaaaaaaggaaaaaaatgctGAATTGGGCACAAAATAATCTGCGTTTTTTACCTTTATTCTTTAAAGCTAATTATTGgtcaaatacaaaaaaaaaaaggagctAATTATTGGGTCTGACTTGATTGGTTAATTTATCAATCGGATTTGAGGAACAAATTTAGGGTtagaaatggaagaagaagcTCTTGAGGGACGAAATGGTCTTTTCAGGTAAAACCGGAATGAGGGTTCCAAAATCTGATAAATAAACCATGTAATCAAGTGAGAGTGCCGTTCACTGGGAACATCTCCAATTAGGGTTTTGATTATTTCGAACACACAGAGAAGCCATCCGCCATCAGCGATGGGAGTATTCACATTCGTTCTCCGCAAATCCGGCGCCGAGTGGACTGCGAAGCAGCACTCCGGCGACATCGAGGACTCCGCCTCCTCCACCTACGACCTCCAACGCAAGCTCGTCAATGCCGCTCGCGCCGCTGATTCCTCCGGCGCCGTTCAGTCCTCTTTCTCTTTCGTTTCTCCCTCCTCTGCTGTCTTCCAGGTATACACCTTCATCCGAAGCGAAAAGCTAGGGTTTATATTTGTGTTCCTTTCAATCTTAGAATTATAATGCAGTGACTTTATGTGATGTTGCTAATTTAGTTTAGGTTAACATTATACTTGATGATTAATGTGCATGTCATTTGTTAGATCCTACTcatatatttacatatattaCACTCTAGTATGCTTGATCTTTAATTCTTTGGTTATATAGTGTggttttcattctcttttgaGAGTTGTGTTGACTAATAGAGTGTGATGCTTTTGTGAAATTCTTGGTACCTGTGTTGTTTCTCTTCAGGTGGTTGTGGGTGGTGCAGTCTTCGTTGGAGGtggtgctgctgctgctgctcctGCTGGTGGTGCTGCCGCAGAGAGCGCTGCCGCCCCTGCTGccgagaagaaagaagagaaggtcgaggaagaggaagatgaagatttTGGAATGTCACTCTTTGATTAAAGAATTCTCGTTTTACCTGAATTTAGCTCACAAAAAGGTCTTTAATCTTCAATGCTATTAATTGTGTTATCGTAGTACCATTTTTTGTGTATTGGCTTGCAACAGATTTTATACTCTTCGATCAAATATTTTTGCTGTGATCCCAACAATTTTGTTGTGCTTTATTAATGTTCTTTACTCAAAATGATTAACTGTGCTTTTTACCATTGCGCCCTGGAAACTTGAAATTTTGCGATTCGTGCTGATGCCTTCTACATTTTAGTATTCTCCTGAACTATATTGATGTGATTTCCCTAAGAAAAATATGTCTTAAGAGTGAATAGATAAAAATACACACGAAAAGAGCGTAGAAAAGACAAAAGTACATCTTAAAAGTAGGGCTGGCAATATATACTTTACCCGCGGGTACCCAATCCGGTCCAACCCTCGGATAGGGTAGGCCAACCAACCCATTGCAGGTAGCGTAGAGCTCGGTCCGGGTATGTTTGCGGGTATGGTAGGATACGGGTTTAGGGTGTATCCTACCCTATCCTACTCGCAACCCCatatataacaaatattttataaaaattaagtaTATAGTGAAGGAGGTGAGAGTTAAACCTACCTCTCTCATGTAATGATTTGCAATAAGTGAGAATCTACTaaactagttagttaatttaataatttaaagcattagtttttattttttattttattaatatgtatgaaatttggaaagattgaattttatatttgctttgaaaaaaaattaaaatttatgcgGATTAGCGGATAGAGTAgggtagggtttagaattttagggtgcgagtagggttagggttgaaaGATTCTCAACCCGCAGGTAGGTAAACCAGCGGGTAGAGTTAGGATAGAGTTCAAACCCTACCCTATCCTACCCATTGCCAGCCCTATTTAAAAGATTAGAAAATAGTCCAATACAGCAACTggaaatataatatttttgagcTGTCAGCATAGTGATTCGAGGGATTACAAAGTCTAATACACCACTCGAACACCACTCGAAGGGCAGTTTTGACTTGTGGAAATAATATTTAGGGTATGTCGTACTATTTATAATCATTTGAGTGTGTACTTTTGTCTATTATATACTCTTTCAGTCTTTTGTATGTATTTTTGTTCATTTGCATATCATCATTGAA
The genomic region above belongs to Arachis duranensis cultivar V14167 chromosome 3, aradu.V14167.gnm2.J7QH, whole genome shotgun sequence and contains:
- the LOC107481834 gene encoding uncharacterized protein LOC107481834; the encoded protein is MNCFLVSLVSLCPLLLALCAQSVSSRNVSESYLQQASFPPRGWNSYDSFGWTVSEEEFLQNAGIVSRSLKAHGYKYVVVDYLWYRKNVQGAYSDSLGFDVIDEWGRMIPDPGRWPSSTGGKGFSEVANKVHNMGLMFGIHVMRGISTQAVNANTPILDTTKGGAYQESGRVWHAKDIALPGRACAWMPHGFMSVNTQLGAGRAFLRSLYEQYAAWGVDFVKHDCVFGADLDLNEITYVSGVLRELNRPIVYSLSPGTSVTPALAKDVSGLVNMYRITGDDWDNWGDVKSHFDISRDLSAASMIGAKGLNGNSWPDLDMLPFGWLTDPGSNQGPHRFSKLSLEEKRTQMTLWSMAKSPLMYGGDLRKIDIVTYSLITNPILLEINSFSSSNREFPDVTSSENLNHKDHHLRVKKRRSKRGGKPSYTHALRLTGCSEPKAMGWSVESLNEDLERICWKRSLENQLPPFCVHKREFQFKLDGESTHQEDYRGKHHLVATNEMKFCLDASPRQKLTSKEFKSGTFSPCRWDANQMWKLNPNGTMVNSYSGLCAIAESAKDGISPGGIRSWIAKGRRGEVYVAFFNLSEQKTVISTKTSSLGNAFADRTSITSCHGKEVWSGKQVITTQGTLSAEVGLHGCALFVLNCH
- the LOC107481833 gene encoding 60S acidic ribosomal protein P3, encoding MGVFTFVLRKSGAEWTAKQHSGDIEDSASSTYDLQRKLVNAARAADSSGAVQSSFSFVSPSSAVFQVVVGGAVFVGGGAAAAAPAGGAAAESAAAPAAEKKEEKVEEEEDEDFGMSLFD